AAGATCAGCATCGCTACTTTTCTTGCTTTAAACACCGGCCAGCCTTTACTGATGAACCATCCAGAAAGATAACCACCACCAATACTACCTATTGTGGTTGCTGTATACACAATGATCAGCGGCAAACCAAGATTTTTCATATCCAGTTTGAAAGTGGTAGAGAAGTAAGAAGGGAGCCAGAACAGGAAGAACCACCAGATGGGATCAGTCAGTAACTTACCGAATACAAATGCCCATGTCTGACGGATAGCAAAGAGTTTCATCCAGGGCACTTTACGTTTAGCACTCTGTGTTTCATCTTCCTGATCGCTATGGATATAGGCATATTCCTCTTTAGATAATTTCTTATGCCTGGAAGGAATTTCATACATCACCAGCCAGAAAGCCAGCCATACGAAACCAATAACACCCGTCCAGATAAACGCTTCCTGCCAGCCGTATGTTCCTGCCAGCCAGGGCACAATAGCAGGAGCAGCTACCGCTCCGATATTAGCACCGGAGTTAAAGATACCTGTAGCTAAAGCTCTTTCTTTTTTAGGGAACCACTCTGCTGTAGATTTAACGGCCACGGGAAAGTTACCCGCTTCGCCAATACCTAACAATGCACGGGCAGCACCAAACCCGAAAGTGGATTTAGCCAGTGCATGCGCCATGGCAGCAATGCTCCATACAACAATAGATACTGTATATCCCACCTTGGTACCTACTTTGTCCACAAAACGGCCAAACAGCAGCAATCCAAGTGCATAGCAACCTGAAAAGACCATTACGATCTGTCCGTATTCACTTTCAGTCCAGTTAAATTCTTTCTCCAGAATAGGCTTCAGGATTCCAATTACCTGACGATCAATGTAATTGATCGTGGTAGCAAAAAACAATAAAGCACAGATGCGCCAGCGATACCGCCCGATTACAGTGGAATTCATTTCAGATTGATTGTTTAGGATAAATACTTCTTCGGTCAAATTACTGCAACGCCCTGATAAATGCAAACGTTTGCGCCACTTTTGCACTTAATCCTTTCCAGTCCTTGTTTTCAATAGTGGATTTAGCCAGGAGATTAGATCCCATGCCTACACACACTACGCCTGCATCAAACCAGGTTTGCAGGTTACTTTGTTCCGGTTCCACGCCCCCGGTTGGCATAAATCGGGTAGTGGGGAATAAGGGTTTGATGGCTTTTACAAAACCCGGCCCTAATGAACTGCCGGGAAATAATTTAACGAGTGTGGCACCGTTTTTCTCTGCCACTGCTATTTCAGACGGCGTCATACAACCCGGTACCCAGAAAATGTTCTGTGACTGGCAATAACTTCCTGTTTCAACATCTACGATCGGGCTCACAATAAAGTCT
This DNA window, taken from Chitinophaga niabensis, encodes the following:
- a CDS encoding MFS transporter, which translates into the protein MNSTVIGRYRWRICALLFFATTINYIDRQVIGILKPILEKEFNWTESEYGQIVMVFSGCYALGLLLFGRFVDKVGTKVGYTVSIVVWSIAAMAHALAKSTFGFGAARALLGIGEAGNFPVAVKSTAEWFPKKERALATGIFNSGANIGAVAAPAIVPWLAGTYGWQEAFIWTGVIGFVWLAFWLVMYEIPSRHKKLSKEEYAYIHSDQEDETQSAKRKVPWMKLFAIRQTWAFVFGKLLTDPIWWFFLFWLPSYFSTTFKLDMKNLGLPLIIVYTATTIGSIGGGYLSGWFISKGWPVFKARKVAMLIFAVCVVPIVFARYTTNMWSVVALISLAAAAHQAWSANIFTTASDMFPKFALSSVVGIGGMAGSIGGLLFPIVVGGLLDHFKALGNIGAGYNILFLICGAMYLLAWVAMHLFAPRMEQVVIKED
- a CDS encoding bifunctional 4-hydroxy-2-oxoglutarate aldolase/2-dehydro-3-deoxy-phosphogluconate aldolase, which produces MTPQPDIILKAFESSKIVPVFYHDDPEVCCDVMRACYEGGIRVFEFTNRGENARQNFARLRDLKTTTMPDMYLGIGTIKSAADAKTFTEMGADFIVSPIVDVETGSYCQSQNIFWVPGCMTPSEIAVAEKNGATLVKLFPGSSLGPGFVKAIKPLFPTTRFMPTGGVEPEQSNLQTWFDAGVVCVGMGSNLLAKSTIENKDWKGLSAKVAQTFAFIRALQ